CCTGGCGCTGACCGAGCCGCGCCAGGGCAACTGCCACGCCATCAACGCCGCCCTCGCCGCGGCCCTGGCCCACTACCCGCAGGCGCGCTATCTCCTGATGATCGACGACGACGAGATCGCCTCGCCCTTCTGGCTGCAGCGCCTGGTCGACGCCGCCGAGCGCCACGGCGCCGACGTGGTCGGCGGCCCGGTCTGGCCGGTCTTCGCCGGGGCGGTGCCGCCGCGCGTCGCCGCCCATCCGGTGTTCCGGCCGGCCTTCGCCGAATCCGGCCCGGTGCCGATGATCTACGGCAGCGGCAACTTCCTGATCCGCCGGTCGGCCCTGGCCCGCCTGGCCGAGCCGGCGTTCGACACCCGCTTCAACTTCCTCGGCGGCGGCGACACCGATTTCTTCACCCGCTGCCGCCGCGCCGGCCTCAGCTTCCACTGGGAAAGCTCCGCCCATATCCGCGAGACGGTTCCCGCCACGCGCACGACGACGGGCTGGATCCTGCGCCGGAGCCTGAGGATCGGCGCCATCAACTATCTCATCGACCGGCGCGGCGCCGCGACGCTCGCCCAGCGCCTGCGCGTCGGCGCCAAGAATGCGGCGCTGCTGCCGGTGAGCCTGACGCGCGCCGCGCGCGACCTCGCCCATGGCCGCGGCCTGTTCCCGGCCAGCCACCACGTCGTCGTCGCGTTCGGGCGCATCCTGGCCAGCCTCGGCGTCGAGACCGAGCAGTACCGGGCGCGATGAGCGGCGCGGCCGATCTTCCGGCCCCCGCCGCGGCCCACCCGGCCGACGGCCTGGCGCTGCTGCGCGGCGCGGTGTTCGTCGCCGCCTTCGTCCTCGCCTGGGTGACGCTGACGCCGTTCCAGAGCCTGCAGTCGAGCGGCCTGCTCGCCGTCAGCTCGGGCAACAAGGCGATGATGTACGTCGCCTTCGCCGCCCTGGCGGCCGGCGCGGCGGCGCTGGCCGGCCCGCGGCTGCGCCATCTCCTGCCCTGCCTGAGGCCGCTGCCGGTCCTGGCGCTCGGCGGCTGGCTCGCCGTCACCTCGCTGCTCTCGCAGGACCCCTCCGCCTCGATAAGGGCGCTCGCCCTCACCACCATCCTGGTGACGCTGACCGCCTGCCTCTGGCTGATGCCGCGCGACCAGCGCGAACTCGCCACCCTCCTGGCGGCGGCGGCCGGCATCGTGCTCCTGCTCTCCTATGGCGGCATGCTGCTGGCGCCGGAACTCACCATCCACCAGGCGACGGACACGCTCGAGCCCCAGCTCGCCGGCGACTGGCGCGGCGTCTTCGGCCACAAGAACGATGCGGCGGCGGTGTTCTCGCTGCTGGTGTTCATCGGCCTGTTCGTCGCCCGCAGCGGCCTGCGCCTCGCCGGCACGGCGATCGCCCTCGCCGCGGCGCTGTTCGTGCTCAATGCCGGCGGCAAGAGCGCGCTGATGCTGGTGGTTGCGAGCTTCTTCGTCGGCCTCGCCTGGGAGCGGATGCGCAGCCGCCCCCTGCGCGTCGCCCTCGCCCTGGCGCCGCTCGCCCTGCTGCTGACCGTCGGCATCGGCAGCGTGCTGGTGCCGGCGCTGGCCGGCTTCACCAAGGCCCTGCCGGTCGACGCCTCCTTCACCGGCCGCACCGACATCTGGGAATTCGCGGTCGACAAGCTGCACGGGCACCTGGCCACCGGCTACGGCTTCCAGGCCTTCTGGAACACCGAGGCGACGCGCTTCGGCTCCGACGAGGACGGCTGGGCCGGCACCGCCGCCCACGCCCATAACGGCTATCTCGACATGGTGGTGAACATGGGCCTGCCGGGCCTGGCTCTGGTGCTGGTCGTGTTCGTCGCCATGCCGATGCGCGACTTCTTCACCGCCGAGCGCCGCGGCGCCGACCCCGCCCTCACCCTGATGCTGCTGCAGATCTGGCTGTTCGGCCTCTATCTCTCGGCGGTGGAGACCTTCCTGTTCCTGCTGGCCAACGCCATCTGGGTGACCTTCCTCTTCGCGGTGCTCGGCCTGCGGATGGCGGCGTGCCACCGGCTGAAGGGGCGGGGGTGAGGGCGGCGGCGCAGCGGGTCCCGCGGCATCTCCACAGGCAGGGTCTCAGGCCAGGGACGCGGCCGGAACCGAAACATCCGGTCCTGTCTTGGCGAGATCGGCGAGCGTCTCCATCCACTGCTGGTAGGTGGCGTTCTTGGGGCTGATCGCCAGCGCCATCTCGCCGAAGGCCACCGCCTCCTCGAAGCGCTTCTGCCGCCGCAGGATCTGGCTCATCTGGTAGTAGCCGTGCGGATATTTCGGCCTGAGGTCGATGAACCGCAGCAGGGCTTCCTGCGCAGCCTCAGGTTTGTGATCGGCCATGTGCAGGACGGCCATGTCGAGGAAGACCGACGGATCCTCCTGTCCCAATTCGGTGGCGCGATCGAGGCTCCATTGGCGCAGGCCCGGGCGTCGCGTGGCTGCGTGCCGCGCGAGCTCGACATAGTAATGGGCGAAGCTGCGGCGCTTCCTGACCCTCTCCCTGAAGACGTGCGTGTCGAACGTTCCGTTCAGGACATCGAGGAAGAGGCCTTTCAGCAGGCCCATCTTCGTCAGCCAGATCGTCGTGGAATGACCAACCAGCGGCACGAGCACGCGCGTCACGTTCTCCTTCGGCAGACGCTCGGCGTGCAGCCGGTCCAGCCGGAAGAACGGATCATAGGTGACGAAGACCCGCCTCGCCTTCCGCGAGAAGATGGCGGCGTCGTTGAAGTCGCCGTTCCAGTCCTGCGCCTGGCCGCCCTTCCAGCGCCATTCCCAGGGGACGATGCGACGGTCCAGCGTCGTCTGCGGGTTGAGGGCCAGCACGTCCGCGTTCGGCACGGCATCGG
This portion of the Labrys wisconsinensis genome encodes:
- a CDS encoding glycosyltransferase family 2 protein translates to MSAVMSSILPQRAAPAPAVAAGPVSAVVMIPTFRRPAMLAATLDSLARQQAATPFAIVVVDNDAAGREGLATAEAAFAAGSLEGLALTEPRQGNCHAINAALAAALAHYPQARYLLMIDDDEIASPFWLQRLVDAAERHGADVVGGPVWPVFAGAVPPRVAAHPVFRPAFAESGPVPMIYGSGNFLIRRSALARLAEPAFDTRFNFLGGGDTDFFTRCRRAGLSFHWESSAHIRETVPATRTTTGWILRRSLRIGAINYLIDRRGAATLAQRLRVGAKNAALLPVSLTRAARDLAHGRGLFPASHHVVVAFGRILASLGVETEQYRAR
- a CDS encoding O-antigen ligase family protein, encoding MSGAADLPAPAAAHPADGLALLRGAVFVAAFVLAWVTLTPFQSLQSSGLLAVSSGNKAMMYVAFAALAAGAAALAGPRLRHLLPCLRPLPVLALGGWLAVTSLLSQDPSASIRALALTTILVTLTACLWLMPRDQRELATLLAAAAGIVLLLSYGGMLLAPELTIHQATDTLEPQLAGDWRGVFGHKNDAAAVFSLLVFIGLFVARSGLRLAGTAIALAAALFVLNAGGKSALMLVVASFFVGLAWERMRSRPLRVALALAPLALLLTVGIGSVLVPALAGFTKALPVDASFTGRTDIWEFAVDKLHGHLATGYGFQAFWNTEATRFGSDEDGWAGTAAHAHNGYLDMVVNMGLPGLALVLVVFVAMPMRDFFTAERRGADPALTLMLLQIWLFGLYLSAVETFLFLLANAIWVTFLFAVLGLRMAACHRLKGRG
- a CDS encoding tetratricopeptide repeat protein, with the translated sequence MFDIKASYADGTAYVQKRLNDRYFLDYIEGNGTLIITFNAFGTINEKTIRTEEPWGFKFIARHGLSILGIKPLTAEWYRGPDLHAFLRSAEFARFVAGFDRVILYGTSMGAFAALVFSDAVPNADVLALNPQTTLDRRIVPWEWRWKGGQAQDWNGDFNDAAIFSRKARRVFVTYDPFFRLDRLHAERLPKENVTRVLVPLVGHSTTIWLTKMGLLKGLFLDVLNGTFDTHVFRERVRKRRSFAHYYVELARHAATRRPGLRQWSLDRATELGQEDPSVFLDMAVLHMADHKPEAAQEALLRFIDLRPKYPHGYYQMSQILRRQKRFEEAVAFGEMALAISPKNATYQQWMETLADLAKTGPDVSVPAASLA